In the Theobroma cacao cultivar B97-61/B2 chromosome 1, Criollo_cocoa_genome_V2, whole genome shotgun sequence genome, one interval contains:
- the LOC18614325 gene encoding IRK-interacting protein — MLPTGAKDTQLRDSNNQKVHPQPMEDTTNQNPEALEALITKLFTNISSLKSAYIQLQTAHTPYDPEKIQAADKLVISELKNLSELKHFYRENNPKPVCVSPQDSRLAAEIQEQQSLLKTYEVMVKKFQSEIQNKDSEIHQLQQLIEEANQKRVKLEKNIKLRGLSMKESEGSGEENGFFPVDLTPELFTSAVESAFKAIHDFSKPLINMMKAAGWDLDAATDSIEPNVVYAKRAHKKYAFESHICQRMFSGFQQENFSIKLDNLTVTKESFFHQYLALREMDPLDMLGQNPDSIFGKFCRSKYLVVVHPKMEASFFGNLDQRNYVMGGGHPRTPFYQAFLKLAKSIWLLHRLAYSFDPIVKVFQVKRGSEFSEVYMESVVKNLIMDENDQKPKVGLMVMPGFWIGGSVIQSRVYLSGMKVNE; from the coding sequence ATGCTACCGACGGGGGCAAAAGATACTCAACTCCGTGACAGCAATAACCAAAAAGTCCACCCTCAACCTATGGAAGACACCACGAACCAGAATCCAGAAGCTTTGGAAGCTCtgataactaaattatttacgaaCATCTCCTCTCTCAAGTCAGCTTATATTCAGCTCCAAACTGCTCATACTCCCTATGACCCTGAAAAAATCCAAGCTGCTGATAAGCTTGTAATTTCTGAGCTGAAGAATCTATCTGAACTTAAGCACTTCTACAGAGAAAACAACCCCAAGCCAGTGTGCGTTTCTCCTCAGGATTCTCGCTTAGCTGCAGAGATCCAAGAACAGCAGAGCCTGCTGAAAACCTATGAGGTTATGGTAAAGAAATTCCAGTCTGAAATTCAGAATAAGGATTCTGAGATTCATCAGTTGCAGCAGCTAATTGAAGAGGCAAACCAGAAGAGAGTGAAACTGGAAAAGAATATAAAGCTCAGGGGCTTGTCTATGAAGGAATCTGAAGGCTCAGGAGaagaaaatggattctttccTGTGGATTTGACTCCTGAGCTCTTCACATCAGCTGTTGAATCTGCTTTCAAAGCTATTCATGATTTCTCTAAACCATTGATCAACATGATGAAAGCTGCTGGCTGGGACCTTGATGCTGCCACTGACTCAATTGAGCCCAATGTTGTTTATGCCAAGAGAGCTCACAAAAAATATGCATTTGAGTCCCACATATGCCAGAGGATGTTCAGTGGGTTTCAACAGGAGAATTTCTCCATTAAATTAGATAATCTTACAGTCACTAAAGAGAGCTTCTTCCACCAATATCTGGCTTTGAGGGAGATGGACCCTTTGGACATGTTGGGCCAGAATCCTGATTCCATCTTTGGGAAGTTTTGCCGGAGCAAGTACCTAGTGGTTGTTCATCCAAAGATGGAAGCTTCATTCTTTGGAAATTTAGACCAGCGGAATTATGTAATGGGGGGTGGCCATCCTAGGACTCCATTTTACCAAGCCTTTCTAAAATTGGCTAAATCTATTTGGCTTTTGCACAGGCTAGCTTATTCATTCGACCCTATTGTGAAAGTCTTTCAAGTTAAAAGGGGAAGTGAATTCTCAGAGGTTTATATGGAAAGTGTAGTGAAGAATTTGATAATGGATGAAAATGATCAGAAGCCTAAGGTTGGGCTAATGGTCATGCCTGGCTTTTGGATTGGTGGCAGTGTCATTCAGAGCCGAGTTTATCTTTCTGGAATGAAGGTTAACGAGTAA
- the LOC18614326 gene encoding 21 kDa protein, with product MAQHSLSLVLFFLFIFRIAGTFEPSMARPRHPRHPEARTFIESSCQTTRYPALCIKSLSGHANSRIRNAQQLAQVALTVSLYKARYTRSYMLKVAKELEAMKAREYPVVRDCLQQIDDSVNQLSQSIRELRGLDSKAAVMTDDVFWHMNNVETWVSAALTDASSCVDQFPGHRMSKMKATIKGKVMNVEQLTSNSLALFHRYAARYGTPATKKPKP from the coding sequence ATGGCGCAACACAGCCTCTCCCTTGtgctcttctttcttttcatctttcGCATTGCTGGCACATTTGAGCCATCCATGGCTAGACCGAGACATCCTAGGCATCCCGAAGCCAGGACCTTTATCGAGTCCTCGTGTCAGACCACCCGCTATCCAGCCCTATGCATCAAAAGCCTCTCCGGCCACGCCAACTCCAGGATTCGAAACGCACAGCAACTGGCCCAAGTCGCCTTGACGGTGAGCCTGTACAAGGCCCGTTACACAAGGTCATACATGTTGAAAGTGGCTAAAGAGCTCGAGGCAATGAAAGCTAGGGAGTATCCAGTCGTGAGAGATTGCTTGCAACAAATAGATGACAGCGTAAACCAGCTAAGCCAATCAATCAGAGAGCTCCGCGGATTGGATTCGAAAGCTGCGGTCATGACTGATGACGTGTTTTGGCACATGAATAATGTTGAGACTTGGGTTAGTGCCGCCCTAACTGATGCTAGCAGCTGCGTGGATCAGTTCCCGGGGCATAGGATGAGTAAGATGAAGGCCACCATTAAGGGCAAGGTCATGAACGTTGAACAACTAACAAGCAACTCGTTGGCCTTGTTTCACCGATATGCTGCAAGGTATGGTACTCCTGCCACCAAGAAGCCGAAGCCGTAA